A region from the Rosa rugosa chromosome 6, drRosRugo1.1, whole genome shotgun sequence genome encodes:
- the LOC133718389 gene encoding uncharacterized protein LOC133718389 produces MVRPYAVKGKKRKTREEKYDRDEEEAAEQVEEPSKPAMGDENETQGKEGEQFELEGIPIAPTTDQNPKSGPGVIFILEKASLEIGKVGKTEQLLNSDDHANFLKKKGKNPAHYRPDILHQALLMVLDSPINKAGRLRCVYVKTEDGKLIEIKPYVRIPRTFKRFSGVMLQLLQKLSISAVGKREKLMRMIKNPVTQYLPVNSRKVGLSYSSEKLVSIQKYVAAAENNTDLVFVVGAMAHGKVETDYTDDFVSICSYPLSAAYCITMICQALAGKWNIL; encoded by the exons ATGGTGAGGCCATACGCAGTGAAGGGAAAGAAGCGAAAGACGAGGGAAGAGAAGTATGACAGagacgaagaagaagcagcAGAACAAGTAGAGGAACCCAGTAAACCAGCTATGGGTGACGAAAATGAAACACAAGGAAAAGAGGGCGAGCAATTTGAACTTGAGGGCATTCCAATTGCCCCAACTACTGACCAGAACCCGAAAAGCGGACCTGGGGTCATCTTTATCCTTGAGAAAGCTTCTTTGGAAATCGGCAAAGTTGGAAAG ACTGAACAGCTTTTGAATTCTGATGATCATGCAAATTTCTTGAAGAAGAAGGGCAAAAACCCTGCTCATTATAGGCCTGATATCCTTCATCAG GCTCTCCTCATGGTTTTAGATAGCCCGATTAATAAAGCTGGGAGGTTGCGATGTGTGTATGTGAAGACCGAGGATGGTAAACTTATTGAGATTAAACCATATGTTCGTATCCCAAGGACGTTTAAGCGGTTCTCTGGTGTCATGT TGCAGCTGCTACAGAAACTGAGTATATCTGCCGTTGGTAAGCGTGAGAAACTTATGCGTATGATCAAGAACCCTGTGACACAGTATTTACCTGTTAACTCCCGGAAAGTAG GACTCTCGTACAGTTCAGAGAAATTAGTTAGCATTCAAAAATATGTTGCTGCTGCTGAAAACAATACAGACCTTGTTTTTGTG GTTGGTGCAATGGCTCATGGCAAAGTTGAGACGGACTATACTGATGATTTTGTATCAA TTTGTAGCTATCCATTGAGTGCTGCGTACTGTATCACAATGATTTGCCAGGCACTGGCGGGCAAGTGGAATATTTTGTGA